In Zingiber officinale cultivar Zhangliang chromosome 1A, Zo_v1.1, whole genome shotgun sequence, a genomic segment contains:
- the LOC122025288 gene encoding probable galactinol--sucrose galactosyltransferase 2 yields the protein MPSICLPTPNGHKTPVVFPVPSKLAKAMIVSFPPPLRLCSSFLCTNPFLYRHGSILDRGTTSKASVCLPAAAVVAPFIKDGALRINGREALTGVPENVVATYPLADSPAAFLGAVSDRKDSRHVFKLGVLRNHRLLCLFRFKIFWMVPRWGTSGSDVPFETQMLLLEVTHDLAVDGGPSRTSHDPTHYILFLPVLDGCFRSSLQGNSSDELEFCIESGDPATIESQFLESVFVNYGEDPFGLMKESMIMLEKHKGTFSVREKKEKPGILDWFGWCTWDAFYFDVHPKGIEDGLKSLSEGGTPPKFLLIDDGWQDTRNEFQKEGEPAAEGSQYGARLVSVKENYKFKGTTGGGSTGKTTSLKDFVTYVKETYRIKYVYCWHALMGYWGGVDPDAPETKKYNSKIVYPVQSPGNHSHLRDLTMDCMEKYGVGMIDPSKIFEYYDDQHSYLRSQNVDGVKVDVQNVLETIGSNNGGRVTLTRRFHQALEKSISRNFKDNSIICCMGHNTDSIYSSKVSSITRASDDYMPRNLSSQTLHVAAVTFNSIFLGEVMMPDWDMFYSLHYAAEFHATARAIGGCGVYISDKPNQHDFELLRKLVLPDGSVLRAKYPGRPTHDCLFNDPVMDGKSLLKIWNHNKLTGIVGIFNCQGAGLWPSIKVQSTAMLEETYLTGHVSPCDVEYLEDVAGDGWNGDCAVYSFTDGSLSRLPKNGSLDVSLKSLQSKLYTISPILSYNQKIQFAPIGLMKMYNSGGAIEAVDFASDLSQCLIRINGKGCGSFGAYSSIKPKICTINSTVEEFMFDHNSSLLTLIIPEGGEFWEICAFFEV from the exons ATGCCATCGATTTGCTTACCCACCCCGAACGGTCATAAAACTCCTGTAGTCTTCCCTGTTCCCAGCAAGCTCGCCAAGGCCATGATTGTATCCTTCCCGCCTCCCCTCCGCCTTTGCTCCTCCTTCCTCTGCACCAATCCCTTCCTCTATCGACATGGATCCATACTCGACCGAGGAACGACTTCGAAGGCCAGTGTGTGCTTGCCCGCCGCAGCTGTTGTTGCCCCTTTCATCAAAGACGGCGCATTGCGGATCAACGGACGAGAGGCGCTCACGGGCGTCCCGGAGAACGTTGTCGCCACGTATCCCTTGGCGGATTCCCCAGCTGCGTTCTTGGGTGCGGTCTCCGATCGAAAGGACTCCCGGCACGTCTTCAAGTTAGGCGTTTTGAG GAACCACCGACTGCTTTGCCTATTTAGGTTTAAGATCTTTTGGATGGTTCCTCGATGGGGAACTTCAGGAAGTGATGTACCTTTTGAGACGCAAATGTTACTTCTTGAAGTGACACATGATTTAGCTGTTGATGGAGGCCCCAGTAGGACTTCTCATGATCCTACACACTATATACTTTTCTTGCCTGTGTTGGATGGCTGCTTTAGAAGCAGTTTGCAAGGAAATTCTTCTGATGAACTCGAATTCTGCATTGAAAGTG GTGATCCAGCAACAATAGAATCTCAGTTCCTAGAATCAGTATTTGTGAATTATGGCGAGGATCCTTTTGGCCTCATGAAGGAATCCATGAT AATGCTAGAAAAACATAAAGGAACCTTTTCAGTGCGTGAAAAAAAAGAG AAACCTGGCATTCTTGATTGGTTTGGTTGGTGTACTTGGGATGCTTTCTATTTTGATGTTCATCCCAAAGGGATTGAAGATGGCCTAAAAAG TTTATCTGAAGGTGGCACTCCACCAAAATTCCTCCTAATAGATGATGGCTGGCAAGACACAAGAAATGAATTCCAAAAAGAAGGTGAACCAGCCGCCGAAGGATCTCA ATATGGAGCAAGATTAGTTAGTGTGAAAGAGAACTATAAATTCAAGGGAACAACTGGTGGAGGCTCAACTGGAAAAACCACTTCCTTGAAGGATTTTGTTACCTATGTAAAGGAAACCTACAGGATCAA ATACGTCTATTGTTGGCATGCTTTAATGGGATATTGGGGAGGAGTTGACCCAGATGCACCAGAAACAAAAAAGTACAATTCAAAGATAGTTTATCCTGTTCAATCACCAGGAAACCATTCTCACTTGAGAGATTTAACCATGGACTGTATGGAAAAGTATGGGGTTGGCATGATAGACCCTTCCAAAATATTTGAGTATTATGACGATCAACATAGCTATCTTAGGTCGCAGAATGTAGATGGTGTTAAAGTAGATGTACAAAATGTCTTAGAAACAATTGGATCAAACAATGGTGGTCGTGTAACCTTGACTCGTCGCTTTCATCAAGCCCTGGAAAAATCCATCTCAAGAAACTTCAAGGATAACAGTATTATTTGTTGCATGGGACACAACACAGACTCAATATACAG TTCCAAAGTGAGTTCTATTACTAGAGCTTCAGATGACTACATGCCAAGGAACTTGTCATCACAGACATTGCATGTTGCTGCTGTCACATTTAACAGTATATTTCTTGGCGAAGTGATGATGCCGGACTGGGATATGTTCTAT AGCCTCCATTATGCAGCAGAGTTCCATGCAACTGCAAGAGCTATAGGTGGTTGCGGAGTCTATATCAG CGACAAGCCAAATCAACATGATTTTGAGCTTCTTAGAAAGCTTGTACTCCCTGATGGATCAGTTCTCAGAGCCAAATATCCCGGGAGGCCTACTCATGATTGCCTATTTAATGATCCAGTTATGGATGGGAAAAG TCTACTAAAGATATGGAATCACAATAAATTAACTGGAATAGTTGGAATTTTCAATTGCCAAGGGGCAGGGTTATGGCCATCCATTAAAGTTCAAAGTACCGCAATGTTAGAGGAAACGTACCTCACTGGTCATGTTAGCCCCTGTGATGTTGAATATCTTGAAGATGTTGCTGGTGATGGTTGGAATGGTGATTGTGCCGTATATTCATTCACTGATG GTTCGCTTTCCAGATTGCCTAAGAATGGTTCACTTGATGTTTCACTAAAAAGTCTGCAGTCCAAACTTTATACAATTTCTCCAATCTTG AGTTACAACCAAAAAATCCAATTTGCACCAATTGgactcatgaaaatgtataattCTGGTGGTGCCATTGAAGCCGTGGACTTCGCCAGTGATCTTTCTCAGTGCTTAATTCGCATCAATGGAAAAGGATGTGGTTCATTTGGAGCGTATTCCAGCATAAAACCCAAAATATGCACAATTAATTCCACTGTTGAAGAGTTCATGTTTGATCATAACAGCAGTTTGCTGACACTAATTATTCCTGAAGGGGGTGAGTTCTGGGAGATTTGTGCATTCTTTGAGGTTTGA